The Nomia melanderi isolate GNS246 chromosome 3, iyNomMela1, whole genome shotgun sequence genomic interval GCAAACGATCGGACTCGTCGACTCAAGTAATACGATATGttagttttctttaattttcgtGGCGATTCAAGTAAGGAATGGTCGGGGCACGAAAAATACGTGTGATGCTGCGCGGCAAACGCGGTAGCGATGTGCGTGCGCCCACGGATGTGTATATGTGCGTGTCTGCGCGTATGTGTGCAAGTCTACACGCGTGTATGTAACGACGGACGATCACGGACGGTgcgttacgaaagaataatttcCCTTCTCTATCCGTTCGGTCGTTTTCGTTGATTCGCGTTCTCGACGGATCCGCGACGGAACCACTGCCGACTCGACGTTTGACACACGCGTCGGTGAACGTTCGCAGAGAACATGTAAACCACGAGGACACACCGAACGAACCTATATCGCCCGATGCGTATTGTGATAAACCGCGTAGACACCGAGACCTCGAAGCTGTTCGCGTTCCCCCATAGATCGAATCATATACGTAGGATCCTGTACGCGCGAATCGGTCGGGGAACGAGATGCATGTGAAACGCGCCGCGTATCACAGGTACGTGCCATAGAGCGGCGCGACTGAATCAGTAATATTAGAGTATTCCGGAGCACGGCCGTCTCGACTTTCCGTTCGCATCCGAGACGCTCCGCGAGCGTACAGACACCGAGGAGTCTCGCCGCTACATCCTTACAGTGTGCTAGCATCCAAcacgagaattttatttaacaaccGACCCAATggaataaactgaaatattcgaaacatcatgtttattgcacgttcgtcacTGATCGGAGGCCCGGTCGAAAACGTACACGTATcgtctaaaaatatatatattcacgACGGTTATTTACAATCATCTCGACACGTCACGATGCACAGCACTGAATTTTACAGCTAAGCTGCCGCTGCGAAAGGCGCCATCATCGAATCGGTGTAGGGTCGCTGTGTCGCTTCCTCTTGCGCTTCGAGGGCGTCTCCGCGGAGTCGACGACGCGGAGGAGCCGCGTTCGCTCGATTCCATTGTCGTCCGAGGCACTGGTCTTCGACGCGGCGGTCGCACTGCGGGTCATCACCTTCGAAAACGACAGGTCGCCGGCGACGAGTTTCGTCGACAGAAGGGAACGTCTGCTGTACACGTGACCTCGGTCACGGCAACTCCGGAACATCTTCGCTGACTCGGACCGCTTCCACGTGTAGTAGAACTCCACGATCTCCTTCTGCAACGCGATTCGAAAGTGTTCGAGCTTGTTCGAAATTGAGGAACAGACAAGAGAACGGGCCAATCGGGAGAGGGCTTACCGTGTCTTTACAAGTTAGAACGTCCTTTTGTATCTTCGAGAAGTTCTTCCCGTGCCTGGCGAGTCCTTGGGAGAACAGCTCCTGGAAATagacgaaataaatgaaatcattcGATTCGATCACTTGAGATATATTCGAGAAGCAGAAATCGGAATCGGAAATCGGAATGTCCGTTGACACGCGATACCAGCAAGAAGAAATTGCAATTACTTGAAATTCCTTGCTTggattaaatttttgtttgatttacAAAATAAGGATAAGGATTTAGGAAGAACAGCTGGAAATagacgaaataaatgaaatcattcGATTCGATCACTTGAGATATACTTCAGAAGCAGAAATCGGAATCGGAAATCGGAACATCCGTTGGCATGCGATACCAGCAAGAAATTGTAATTGCTTGAAATTCCTTGCTGGGATTAAATTTGTTTGattaacaaaataaagataGGGATTTACTCGGATCCGTTTCTTCGATCGCGAAACAAAGAAGTGTAGACAAATTTCGACTTACGATTTCAGCTTGCGTCCATTTCGCGATCAGCCTGTTCGGTAGCTGTTTCGATACGAGCGTCTTCAATGCGATCTCTGCTGAATACTCGGAGTCGTGCAGAACATCGGTGACGTACTGCTCGGCGTAACCGATGCAGGAGTTCTCCATCGCTTCTTTGTTGGGGATTCCCGTCTTCTCTTGGACGAACGTCAAGACGGCGCGAGCCATGAACATGTAGAAAGGAATCCACGCGTTCACGTCCTCGTTCGGGGTCCACAGCTTCTCCTCCGTGAAGTCTCGGTACTCGACTTCCGGATCGATCTCCGGTTGGTACTCGGGAATCTCGGCGCTTCCTGCTAGGTATTTCTGGAAAATCAACAaacttttattatgtttttcgAACCAGATGCAACCAAGTGTTTCTCCCGATTTTTCATTCGTTAATTTTCCACTCGTTATCTCCGATTTTTCGCGTAGTCtccgtaaaaaaaaatataggaAACGTTGCGCAACTAATATCTTTTACCGTGTAGTCGAGCGaggaataaacaatatttaagtaTTTCCGGAAAATCAACTCTCTTTCGCTATGTTTGTCGAACTAGTTGCAACTAAGTGTTTCTCCCGATAATTTTCCACTCGTTATCTCCGATTCTTCGCGTAGTCTCCGAGAAATAGAGAAAACGCTGCGCGGACTTCCAAGATGCAACCGATATCTTTAATGTAGTCGAGCGaggaataaacaatatttcagtatttctggAAAAAAAACTTTCACTACGTTTGTCGAACCAGGTGCAACCAAGTTCCGATAATTTGCCACTCGTTATCTACTCTTCGCGTGGTCTCcgaaaaatagagaaaacgCTGCGCGGACTTCCAAGATGCAACCGATATCTTTAATGTAGTCGAGCGAGGAATAAGCAATATTATTCGAGTATTAAACGGAATGCCAACCTGGTCCACGTCTTCGCCTTCGATGCTCATGATGATACTCTCCGGTGTTAAACTCAACTCCGTCGTGAACACTCCTGTAGCCTCGAGGTGCGTGCAGGTGAAAAACCTTACTACTAATCAGAATCACCTTCGCTCCTACTATATATACACGCATATGACCTGCGACAACTACCCTGCCGAGAGAGGATAATTACGGTCCATTCCCCACCCCGACTTTTCCTCATAAAGAACCTTCGCCCCTGTGATTTTTGGAAACTCCTACGAGATAGTCTTTCTGTACTTCACCGATAAACTTGTACTCTCTGCCATCAATCCGaattcaacccttagcactcgaaaggtgaccttcagtcaccacttgatttaaccccttggcgtactatttacttactaagctcgtgtaatattttactatcgacaatttgtaagaaatacaacaaaattctccattctacttgaggtggaaatttcatttgataatacattgataataacaaaatagtttgctctgatccgtgggtaacgaacaacattgattttcgttaaattagttCAGAAAATTCCAACAAAATTCGAGATTTCGAGAGTCTCTGGTCCTCGCGCCTGTACAGATACACATTCTACAATCTCTCGCatcttcaatttcaatatcTGCAAATGACATTCTGGGGAGGGTGATCACCTGCCTGGTTCCAGCGTCAACCGATTTCCCAGGTGCAATACCGATTCGTACACACGATCCCCGTTCTTCGATCGGGGAGTTTCATCGAACATTGTTCGCAGAAAAGTGGACGATGGGTTGAAAGCGACGAGATTTCCCCATGAAAAGCTCGTCTTACCCTCTCAGCGAGAACAACGTCGGAAGAATGTACAGAATGCGATAGGTCGCGTGTACTTCTCGAGATAAACGAACAGACGGACGTTTCCGGTGACGAGAGGAGACGAGAGGAGACGAGGGGAGGCGGGTCGCACTTTCGTCGCGCGATTTAGCCGAGCGAAATCCTAAAACGCGTCCGCGAACGCGCGAATTCACGTGACTCGGCGAGTTAGCCACGCGAGTTTCAGAAGAAAACTGATCGCAACAACGGAGCTCTGACGAGAGGCACCGTGTCAATTCCTCAGATAAGATAAGCTGGGAGGATACACGTACGTACGTCCGAGGGAttttctttctgaaatttccTTACGGTGCGCAATATCGACTGTCGTGTGAATTATTCCATCGACGTTAGATAGTCGCTTCCgcgttaacccgttgccctataATAACGAGTGAGGCTCGCGAAGATTATCAACGATACAAATACAGTATCTTCATGATGATATTACATGTTTCCTATTTTATAATCTTGATATGAGAACGATCGCCATCTTCCTGTTCAAATCATTTGACTATCACAATCCAGGCTTGACTTTGATCATAAATGGCTGAATATTGTCACTAGCTGCCTAACAAAATTTGATCAAACCTCGACGAGGGTTCGATTCttgcttcttctgcttcttcagACTTTCCAGTTCGAACAGTTCTAACtgttttatatgaataattaaataggtTTCATCAGCTTCAATTCAAGAGCCTGCGATCACACGAGGATCTCAGTAATAGCAAGCATTGCGAGCTTAAAAGTCTTCTCTTTCACGTGGCTTTCCACTAAACTTTAACACGTAGACTGCCGAATAGATTACCAATACCTCCACGcaatgaaaacaattttcattatcaAACAAACTAAAAAATCAAAACTCTTCGTAACCATTGCTCTAGTGTTCTTTGTATTTAATAGATCgaacaaaattcagttcgttcgatacTTCGCCAAGAATATTCATCTCTAAGTCGATGGAAAAATGTCAGCCGAATTTGGATAACATggctgttaaccccttgccccataataacgagtgagactcgtcaagattttcaacatgattcaacaaatatatatatatatatattattcagttcattcgaattcgaagtaaatattattcctctataaacaactattatacttgaaaggaaatatgcataacatatgcttaggctttttctctttttccaataaattattaacgacaaagttcaAAGTTATCGaacagagttgagaaagaaatcataggccaaggggttaacgccgGAGGTCCGCCAAGATGGCGcctaagaaataataaaacggcCTTAAAGTGTCGATGATCGAACAATGCTGGCTTTTAATTAACTAGAGAATTACATAAATATGCATTGAAACGAGGACAAGAATTCTAAGAATAAGATGGTTCGGTTGTACCGTCTACGGGCTTAAAGACTAGAAAGTAAAAGAAAGCCAAAAAAGTTTCACTTTTCCGACGTGTCTCGTTTCGTTCGGTATCCTTCTGCGAACAAACCGTTCTACCCTCCGTCTACCTTCACGCTCGATGCATTCTGTGCGTCGCGTCGAGTGTACATTTTCGACTTTAATCCATTACGTTgggaaacaaaaaggaaaacgagCGTCTGCAACAAAATCCGACGATCCTGGTGGAAACAAAATGTATGGGACAGCTTTCCACGAGAATTTCCGGTAGCTTAACGTGCCATAAATGTAGGTCAGTTGTTGTTGGTCGAGCGGAGGGTCGCCGTATGGGGAT includes:
- the LOC116429178 gene encoding arginine-glutamic acid dipeptide repeats protein, producing MSIEGEDVDQKYLAGSAEIPEYQPEIDPEVEYRDFTEEKLWTPNEDVNAWIPFYMFMARAVLTFVQEKTGIPNKEAMENSCIGYAEQYVTDVLHDSEYSAEIALKTLVSKQLPNRLIAKWTQAEIELFSQGLARHGKNFSKIQKDVLTCKDTKEIVEFYYTWKRSESAKMFRSCRDRGHVYSRRSLLSTKLVAGDLSFSKVMTRSATAASKTSASDDNGIERTRLLRVVDSAETPSKRKRKRHSDPTPIR